Part of the Leifsonia soli genome is shown below.
CTGCCTTCATCGCACGCTTGTGCTCGCGAACGCGGGCGAGCGAGTCGGCGTCGACGATGTCGGCGACCGAGCGGTAGCCCTCGCTGCCGTAGTCCCCAGCAGCCTGCTGCCAGCCAGGGGCCGTCAGCCCCTTCTGCTTGCCGAGGAGCGCGAGGAAGATCTTCGCCTTCTGCTCGCCGAATCCCGGCAGCGCCTTGAGCCGTCGCAGCACCTCGGCGCCGTCCGGGTCGCCCCGGGTCCAGATCGCCGCGGTGTCTCCGCCCCAGTCGCCGACGATCGCCGCGGCGAGCGCCTGCACGCGCGCGGCCATGGACCCGGGGAAGCGGTGGACGGCCGGCGTCTGCTTCATGACCTCCGCCAGCTTCTCCGGGTCGAGCGCGGCGATCGTGGCCGGCTCGAGCGAGCCGAGCCGGTCGCGCAGCTTCGCCGGACCGGCGAACGCGGTCTCCATCGGGATCTGCTGGTCGAGCAGCATCCCGGTCAGCAGGGCGAACGGCGACTGGTCGAGGAGGGCGTCGGCTTCGGCGTCGCCGGTGATGGTGAGAGGCATGCCCTCAGCCTGCCACCAGCAGCAGCACACCCGCCACAGCGGAGAGCGCGGCCAGCAGCAGCGCCGCCCCGAGCAGCACGCCGTGCACGATCAGGAACGGCGTCGCGCGCCCAGCCGCATCTCGGGCTCGCGCGTCCGTGCGGACCCTGCTGAAGAACCGAGGCCAGGCGAAGACGTTGAAGAGGGTGTTGAGGAAGAGCACGATGGCGGCGAAGACGGTCATGGTCCCTCCAGCCTAAGCGCCGCATCCGCCCACGGACCGGCCGTGCCGCGTCAGTCCCCGGAGGCGACGAGCTGCACCCGCAGCGAGTCGACCCGGGTGGCGATCACGTCGTCCGCCGCCCACCGCTGCGCCAGGCGCGACAGGATGGCGTCCAGCTCCTCGCGCGTGAGACCGGCGGCGAGGGACAGCCGCACCACGAGCTCCTCACCGGCCAGCCGGCTGCCGGGGTCGCCGGGGAGCAGCGTGACCTCGTGGACGCCGAGCTCCGACGCGATGGACGCGCCGAAGGCCGACGCCACCTCGGCGTCGCGGTCGCTCGGCAGCCACGGCGTCCCCTGCGCGATCGCCCAGACCGCGGGCCGGCGCAGCACGAACTCGGTCTCGGAGGTCGGATCGAGCACGATCAGCTCCGTGCCCTCCGCCGCGGCGGCGAGCGCGGCCCGGCGGCTGTCGACGGGGACGGGGCGCGCGGCCGGGTTCCACGTCTGCAGCGCGGTCACCGACGAGAAGACCGGCTGGACCGTGCGCCCGTCGGGACCCGCGACCGTCACGATCGAGAGCTCCTGGGTCTTGTCGACGCGCATCCCGGCGTCGGTTCGGCCCTCGTCGCCGAGTTCCGCCATCAGCGGGACGAGCAGACGGACGTCGCGCAGCGCA
Proteins encoded:
- a CDS encoding HhH-GPD-type base excision DNA repair protein; translation: MPLTITGDAEADALLDQSPFALLTGMLLDQQIPMETAFAGPAKLRDRLGSLEPATIAALDPEKLAEVMKQTPAVHRFPGSMAARVQALAAAIVGDWGGDTAAIWTRGDPDGAEVLRRLKALPGFGEQKAKIFLALLGKQKGLTAPGWQQAAGDYGSEGYRSVADIVDADSLARVREHKRAMKAAAKGK
- a CDS encoding SCO4848 family membrane protein gives rise to the protein MTVFAAIVLFLNTLFNVFAWPRFFSRVRTDARARDAAGRATPFLIVHGVLLGAALLLAALSAVAGVLLLVAG
- a CDS encoding SseB family protein; amino-acid sequence: MSRDADDAEPHGGDGARGDGARGDVARGDGAGRAAPGVSTPLARPSEEGAARLAGFAASLADSAGQPWQGREFDDNPFGEDDGSAPAALLGALAAFRAGETGAETVVDALRDVRLLVPLMAELGDEGRTDAGMRVDKTQELSIVTVAGPDGRTVQPVFSSVTALQTWNPAARPVPVDSRRAALAAAAEGTELIVLDPTSETEFVLRRPAVWAIAQGTPWLPSDRDAEVASAFGASIASELGVHEVTLLPGDPGSRLAGEELVVRLSLAAGLTREELDAILSRLAQRWAADDVIATRVDSLRVQLVASGD